The following proteins are encoded in a genomic region of Gymnogyps californianus isolate 813 chromosome 19, ASM1813914v2, whole genome shotgun sequence:
- the LOC127023952 gene encoding ketosamine-3-kinase-like: protein MEDALRRELGTAVLRPTGHSGGGCISQGQSYDTDRGRVYVKSNSKAEARRMFEGEMASLEAILKTQTIKVPKPIKVIDLPGGSTLFVMEHLEMRGLNRHSAKLGTQLADLHLHNQQLGEKLKKEESTVGKGQGQMEVQFVDQFGFHTVTCCGYLPQVNDWQNDWVTFFAKQRIQPQMDMIEKNSGDREARELWAQLQLKIPSLFCDIEIVPALLHGDLWGGNVAEDDSGPIIFDPASFYGHSEYELAIAGMFGGFSSSFYSAYHSKIPKAAGFEKRLKLYQLFHYMNHWNHFGTGYRGSSLNIMRNLIK from the exons ATGGAGGACGCGCTGAGGCGGGAGCTGGGCACCGCGGTGCTCCGGCCGACGGGGCACTCGGGGGGCGGCTGCATCAGCCAGGGCCAGAGCTACGACACAGACCGCGGCCGGGTGTACGTGAAGAGCAACTCCAAGGCGGAG GCTAGAAGAATGTTTGAGGGAGAAATGGCAAGTTTGGAAGCCATCTTGAAAACACAGACGATAAAAGTGCCTAAACCCATCAAAGTTATAGACCTGCCTGGGGGCAGTACTCTGTTTGTGATGGAACATTTGGAAATGAGAGGCTTAAACAG ACATTCAGCAAAGCTTGGAACACAACTGGCTGATCTCCACCTTCATAACCAGCAACTTggagagaagctgaagaaagaagagagcacAGTTG GTAAAGGTCAAGGGCAAATGGAAGTCCAGTTTGTGGATCAATTTGGCTTTCATACAGTTACCTGCTGTGGCTATCTTCCACAG GTGAACGACTGGCAGAATGACTGGGTGACTTTCTTTGCCAAGCAAAGAATCCAGCCCCAGATGGACATGATTGAAAAGAATTCAGGAGACAGGGAAGCAAGAGAACTTTGGGCACAACTTCAG ctGAAGATACCCAGTTTGTTCTGTGACATAGAAATTGTTCCTGCTCTCCTGCATGGAGACCTCTGGGGAGGAAATGTAGCTGAGGATGATTCTGGTCCAATTATCTTCGATCCGGCTTCTTTCTACGGCCATTCAGAGTATGAGCTTGCAATAGCTGGGATGTTTGGTGGCTTCAGCAGTTCTTTTTACTCTGCTTATCACAGTAAAATTCCCAAAGCTGCAGGGTTTGAGAAACGCCTAAAGCTTTATCAGCTTTTTCACTACATGAACCATTGGAACCATTTTGGTACAGGGTACAGAGGGTCTTCTCTAAACATTATGAGAAACCTTATAAAGTGA